From Salminus brasiliensis chromosome 12, fSalBra1.hap2, whole genome shotgun sequence:
atgaaaataatatacacgtttcactttttgaatggaattactgaaataactaaactttttcatatatatagatattctAATTTAATGACCAGCATCTGTATGTGAAAGTACTTAAGCCTACTTAAGTTTTCCTGATTTTTAAGGCGAATGTAAAAAACGGTCCACACTAAACGCACACTAAACGACCAGGGATCATCTATTACACTACTTCAACCTGTTGCTGGACCGAACCAAGCACGCCCCAAAAACGCTTGTGCCTCGTGCAGATTCGCACCATCATTTGTGCTGACCCAAAATGAACATAACGTGAAAAACAACTTTAAATGAGGTCGTGGGTGGAAAGACTGGGTCAACATGGTCTGTATAGAGTGCCAGGCTAGTTGGAGGTAAATTGCACAGCACATGTTGATACGAAATGGTGCTGCAGTGTCGGACATGTACTAGAGCCAGAATGTAATGTTAAGCTGGTTAATTATGGTCATTTACATAGAAACCGTCTAACAACTGTCTAAAAATGCCCATTTTCATTGACTATTGATGGGACTCGTTCAGATTGAGTCGCTGACCAGTATACACTACTAGATTAGAGTCAACGTTTGGTCAATGGGGGGGGGGACCCTCACACACTACTCGATTCTCTCTCCAACAGTCGACTCGGGCGGATGAAAAGTCTGCAGACTAaagccaaccagcacagactACTGGCCAGATTGAGAATCAGGGCTAAAATAACCTTATCTTAAGTCTGCGGTTTAGTCTGAAAGGATCTTGTCTATAGCCAGTGAAAGCCGAGCACAGAAAGCTGGGTTTTAAGGCAGTTATTAGGCCGGGTCTTATTTATTAGTTGCCTGATTTCCatcttaaataatgcagcataTGTGCTGTGCTGTTCACCTTCAACttcctctgcagtctgtacagaccacTCTAACTCGATCTTCCCCAACACGACCTCACACAAAGGTGTATTTTTACCTTCCTTTTGTTTTGGGTCTGCGCAAATAGGGAGGCGTGAATCTGTGTGTCTCAGGCAACATGAGGCACACATGCTTTGGGGCGTGTTTGGTGTGTCCCAGCAACAGGTTGCTGTATAGTGTATGATTCCTAGTCATTTATTGTGCAATGGTCATATCCAGTAGTTTTATAAACTGCTACGACTACTGCTAAGTCCTGTAGTGTACCCAATGCTTCAGGTTAATTTATTTTCTGACCAGTTTCATGTTGAATTGttggtttttgttgttgttattattattattattattattattattattaataattaattaattaattaatttataggAATGATTCTCATCATTCTGACCATTTACTTTGCTTGGATACTGGATTTACTGGCCATTAAATTTTTTCATGTTCCAGGTATCTGAGTTGAAAAAGGGTATGGGTGATTCATCGGTGCCCCAAGTTGATGAGAATGGAGATTCATTTGGCTCTAGTGTGAATGAAGAGGAAAGGAAGGAGACTCAAATGGAAGCAGCTTCCACCTCTTCTTTATCTGTCCCTGAAGAGCAGCAGGGCTTTACTTCAGCCTCTCAGGTCTATTCAGTAAGTCAGATTTTTCCAACACTCATCTACTGTTTAAAATAATAGGTTTGGATCTCATGTCACCTTCACAAATTTCTCAATTTTGGTTCTGGCACCAGGCCATTGGTTCTGCCGTTCAATCGTATTCTTCCTTGCAGCAAAACATTGATATTTCATGCTGAATTTCTGTTTCCCCTGTATAGCTGAAGAGGAAGCGTGTAGGAGCTGGATTCCGTGGGTCGTCCAACCCCTTCCAGACAGCAGCGGACCTTCTGAAGTCCTCCCAGAACGAGATGTCCCCTTCTGAAGAACCTGCTTATGAGGAACTGGAGCAGGACAAAAAACAAGACAGCAAAAGAACCAAAACATCTCACTCTACCTCGTCTTCCTCCAAAGACAAAGCCACCTCCTCTAGCAGCCCCAACAAGAAAGCGGGCAAAGCCCTTAGTAAGAAACAGCAGAAACTAGCAGAGGCGGCCAAGGACTCGCACTGTATATCTCAGTACTTCGGGAAGAAGATGGACAGCAATCGAAGAAAGGAAGAGCCTTCAGCTGCCTCATCTGTTGTTCCTGTAGCCCAGGAAGGCAATGTTCCAATCTCAGCCTCTTCTGTAGACACAAACTCTAATAACACTGTAGACGCAAGTTTTGCAGATGTGGGAAACGGTATAGAGAATCCCAAGCATGTGGAGAACCATGCTGTAGATATTTGTCCTATGGATGTGAACACTACAGAGGAGCAAACAACCAAGACTGAGGATGCTGCAGCAGTGCTAGAGCATCATGGAGTTGGGTAGGTGTTTGTTTTCAACTCTTATTGCTGTGTTTATTGATAATGGCAGATGTTTCTGGGATGCCCTCAGTGTGTTCTTTGCTGTCTTCCACCTTTTACTTGCCATACAGGAAGGAGTCACAGTCTGATGCCTCACAAGTGCCATCAGAAACAGTAATGACCTCTTCAGCTCTTAATTAGACATATTTGACAATTGATTTTTTCTTTCTAATGTCACATCCAGCAATTGTACTTGCTGTATCCGGATCTGTGCCTCACATTGGTTCGTTTGTTTTCTTGCAGCCCTGTCAGGAAAGAGAGTCGAAAGAGAGTCGTGTTGGATTCTGCCGCCCACCCAACGACAGCAAAAGGAGGGTGACTTTTAACCCTGTGTTGCAGGAGCACAAGGTGGAGGGTTTAAACCCGCACATCGATCAGATTCCACATCAGCCAGTGACACTGAAAGAGGCAGCGGACATTGTGGTGAAAATACTGGATCCTTTCTATAAAAAGGGCAAGTTTGCTACGAAGGTTAGTGTTCACTTTTCCCTTATCCTGTATATGTCTGTTTTGTGGATCATTGCTTTCCTGTCAAAACAtcttttatgtatgtatgtatgtattacaGCTATCTGTTTTAATGCTGTTGGCAGTATGTGAAAACTTCACGACAAATGGACAAATTTGAGCACATTAGTGCAGTAATATACATTGTTTGCTTACAAGAATGTTGTCTTTCATTCTCGTAGGACCTGTTCAAGTCATTTGCGCGTTTTCTCTCCCATCTGCTTGTAGAAGGAAAAGCTAAGGATCGTGGGAAAGGTAAGAAATGTGCGACACTAATCACTAACTGCTGTGTAACTATGTTGAAACGAGCAGAACAGTGCTTTCAAGAACTGTGTATTACTGAGGCATATTAGAGGATATAAGAAGAAATGCAGAAATCCTTTAGAGGCCAATTACAATTCCCGACACTAGAGGGAGTCcgggagcaagaaataccattatggatggatggatggatggatggaaagaaagatatatggatggatggaaagaaagatatatggatggatggaaagaaAGATATATGGATGGAAATatggatatatggatggatatatgaatgggtatatggatggatggatatatggatggatatatggatggatggaaggatggatatatggatggatggaaggatggatatatggatggatggatggatggaaagatggatggatggaaggatggatagatggatggatgggtagatggatggatggatgggtagatggatggatggatgggtagatggatgggtagatggatggatggatgggtagatggaaggatggatggaaggatgggtaGATATATGGAAGGATGGATatatgggtggatggatggatatatgggtggatggatggatatatgggTGGATGATATATGGATGGAAGGATGATATATGGATGGAAGGatgatatatggatggatggaaggatgatggatggatggatggatggatagatatatggatggatggatagttggacagacagacagacagacactttattgatcccaaaggaAATGTAGCAACTAGTTGCTGttacacaatacaataaaaatgactAACAATAAATAGAACAATATAGTCTATTTCAACTTCTTAATTAAGCCATATTAAGCAGTCCTTTGGGGTTTTGgtatttaaaatatgaaattctGAATACATTTGTAAAGTTAATATTCTGTTTATTCTTAAAATTATTGCTACCAACCAAAGAAAcctggacaccaaacatgtctatgctggattttttttttccataaattagattaattagaataattagaataattttctttcttcctttttttcttccttattgtctgtgtgtgtgtcttttgaaAGATTGATTTCTGTATATTGAAATGAACTGATGTGATTTTGTCTGTGTTCCCGCAGTAAAAATGGAGGCAAAGAGCTTGATTAAGCGTTTTTTCAGCAACGTCCAGCGCTGTGAGAATGAGGGGGACTGGAAGTTCCTGCAAGGAGTGGCCAGCGCCAAAATCAAAGCAGCAGACAGGACTGCAGCACAGGAGGAGGACAGTTTTTGACCCATGCAGGCCCTTACCTCCCTACCTCAGATCCTTATTACATCCATATCCTCCCCCCTTCTCAGGGATACTGAATGCAAATCAGACACTGCTGCTAATCTGAAGgaaatgtgtgtctgtgcaaCCGACGCTAGGCTGCTTCCACTATTGCACTTTAAGGGCAACTGCTGGCTGTATTGCTGAAAGACTTTTAGTTTTAAACCCTGTGCCATCTGGGCACTGTTTAGTTACTGTGATGGGGCATTCGTTTTTAGCTGCTGCTTTGGATGCTGCAGCATCAAAAAACTGCATTACAGATGACCTAGAACATATTTCCCAGTGTGTTTTAGATCATACATCTGCTTTTGTTTTATGCAGCATGGATATTTTTCGTTCTCCTGTCCTTAATACGTAAAAAAATGGATACAACATTCAtggaaaaggaaaataaataaggTACCTTATTTGAAATAAAGTATGAAACGTGATCTTCTTAAGTGTTATTGAAATGTTCAAGTCCTAGAGGCCCTGTGTATGTTTTAGCGTCAactcatggacagatgaacatATACAGTCTATTGAAGAAGTATTTGGTGCAGAACAGAATTCATGGGTCCTTCAATAATAGCATGTTGTTTAGGtcctgaagcaggaaaaactccCCACTGAGTGAAACTACAGTCACCATGTTGGTACGTTGGTATATGCCATGTTCTTGCTGTTAAATGCAGAATTAGCTTATGCTATTGTTTTTGCTAGTTTTGCTTGGAACATGCCTTCAGCTTAtaatgatgatttgggagaagactataaaaaaagaggaggagaacTTTAAGGAGTTTGGGCTGGCGTCCAGGGGTCTTCTGCTTGTGAAAGGAAGCCAGTCCCTCCTCTGATAAGTGAAGCCTGGAAGGATGGAGGATAGGGTTAAAGGGAGAAGACAGAGTGGTGGAGGGTGGCGACTGTCGTAAACATGTGAACAACGTAGAAATGACATTTCTAGGATGTTCAATtttgggaggaggggctttaggcatgttcctcctccacaTAAAGGGTTGTCCAAATGGCTACACATACACCTTGGACTGGTCTGTCCATAAACCACTATCAGAAAAGGCTTAGGGATTGTCGTGTTTTTGTGAAACAGGCATTGATGTTTGCTGCTCTCCCATGAATGCCATTCTCAAAACTGGAGTCATGAACACTGACCTTACATGAGACTAGACATCCCTGCAGATCATTGGGGGTATTTGGGGATATTTTGTCAGATCTTTCACTCCAGGAGTTTCCCAGGTTCTCAATTcgtagatacactatatgtccaaaggtttatggacaccccttttaatgaatgcattcagccacttggtaagttgcaccaattgctgacagaTGCAAAAACATAGATTGTCtggaataggactgtctggagcagataaaaaggaacctactggcaccaggCCTAATGtcattctgccaaaatactcaaataatacattttttggacccctgtcagtcacaggcccttagattATAGATTTTCCTCCCTGTACAGTGACCCTATGTAGAGGGAGATAAAGCCTTGCaagcagctgtggagcagtggaactgtgttctctggaatgatggtgctccatctttGGAGTCGTGGAaaagggtggggtggggttcaTCCAACATCATCACTCGTCGCTGAATGTTGTTAAATCGTcataggaatgctccaaaatctggtaaaaagcctttcctggacagtagagactttcTTCATACTCTTGGGAAAACAACGAacgagctggtgtcccaatacttttgtccataaagtgttaCAGCTGGGACCATGATGTGGTCATGTCCTAGAACCCAGTATATATTGACCTAGTTTTAACTTAATTTTTCTCTCGTACCTCCAGGGGTTTCTTTGAATTATGGGCTTGTAGTGACCACATCACTGTATTCAATATGAATGAGGTTTACATTCAGCTGGGCTAGCTGAATTCAAATCTGGCTGTATTCAATCAGCTAAATGTCATCAAATGTCATCCTTTTTTCAAGAGTGATTAAGTTGCCAACTTGTTCATTAATAAATCAAAAATACTTCAaagtgtggtgtgttgtgttttctttaaGACCTGAAACCCACTGTGACAAAGATCAATACTAGAGGACATCAggatgtgcttttttttttttttttttttaaaacaccaTTGTATGTGAACCAAAAGTCTGTAATCCAAAAGGAAccactgctgaaaaaaaacaaccaacaaaTTCCTgctcattaaagcaacactatggaaaattggaatttcttgctcctgggctccctctacagtcaggAAATGTAATTtggctttgagccaccacttaaaaaaaacattttttttctggacaagctgagagatacagaacggTCACTGAACGTGAAAGTGATTAAAGCTTGACGACTGATGCGGGAATAGTAATAGtactggagtttttttttttacaataagaCTCTCTtcctgcccactgctccaaagtTGAGTTCCATGcggcagttagcagcatgccaagCTCTGAGTAGCAACGAAAGTGATGcgattctccctattacaagcatcacaatgattctggcgctgttattttaaggtcgaaatgctacatactgttgctttaatggCCCGTTCTTTAAGCTACGCAGAAAAGTGCAAACGGCACAAAGAAATGGGTGTATGAGTTCATTCTGATTTATTATTCACAGAAAGTGCATTTTCATGGCAGGATTACTATCTCACAGATCACATACATTTGTTACATACATCTATGAAAGTGCAGAATGGACAAGTTGAGCAGATTGCCTTTCTAATAAGGTGCAAACAGTAAGtacaacagaagcagcagcagcagcaacaacagacTAAGATAACTGgtagtcttttttttaagagcTACAGATTTGTCATTCACAAAGACTTGTTTAACCAGTGGTGTAGCTAATATCAGGGGGTGGGCGTTTCACAAAACAGGATTCCCTAGTTATCCCGGCAAAGCGAAAGGCCAAGACTGACCGCCCAATATGCGAATAGACAGCCCTCGCTTTAGGCCCAAGTTCTCAAGCTTTACTGAAATCCTGCTTTGCGAAACGCCTCCCAGGAGTGCTTTTCAGATGAAGTGCTGATTTAGAGCATGACCCTTCAGCCCCACAGGCACAAGCCTGGGCACATGCAGCGGCTCCTGTTCCCTGGTGACCGGATCACCAGGTCTTTCACGATCTCCACCGTGCCGAAGAGCGGGAAGAGCTTCTCGTCAAAGCTCTCATTGTACGTGTAGATGTGCGCGCGTCTCTCCGCGTCGTAAAAGGACAGCTGGCCCTGGTCGAAGTCCAGGTGGACTCCGACCCTGCGTGGGATGAGGTCGGGAGGCAGGGCCGTGAAGGGCACGGTCAGGGCCTTGAGCTCGGTCCCTCTCTCTAGGCGCAGGGTCAGGTAGCCAGTATGCGTGTTGAGAGACTTGAAGCCCTTGCGCAGCGCGGactctttggccacgcccaggCGCCAGTCCATCTCGCCCACGTCCACCTCCCAGTAGTGGCGGCCTGAGCGGAAGCCCTCCATGCCCACGGCGCACCACCAGCCGTCGAAGCGCTGGTGGATGTTGGGCACGTCTTTGCGCTCGAAGCCGCAGCGCATGCGCTTCTCGTCATCGGAGATCAGCAGGTCCGGGTTGGCCGTGTCCAGGTCCAGGGTCACCTCGACTGTAGGAGCAACGGGCTGCAATGACATTCCACTCTTGGCGAGGTTACAGATATATCTGCTTGATTCGAGAACATGCTAAACTTACCTGCAGCGTCAGAGATCCATTCCCACACTGATGaacaaaaaagggggaaaaaagaaggtTGATATTCTCTCAGGCTTATTCCTCAGTGTATAATTCATTATACTATTAATTAATATGCTATAAGTTATGTATATTGAAATATGGACCTCTACAGAGCACTTTAGAGGAACACTATACAAATATTGGGTGGGGCCGTTCTTTAGGGTCATGGCTCTTTGCTTTGCTCTTCCAGAAGACATTCCTTTAAGACCTCACAcaatttctgcagatatttatgGCCACATTCATGCTGCGAATATCCCATTCTGCCACATCCTAAAAATCCTGTGTTCTATTGGATTccgactgggaaggccactgaagaacagtgaACTCATTGGGAAGTTCAAAGAACCAGTTTAAAAGATGTCTGTTTGCGACAtgatgcattatcatgctggaagtagccatcagaagatgggtaaattgtggtgCACATGGTCAACAACACGTCTCCAGTAGTCTGTGGCATTTAAGCAATGATTGACTGCTATTAACGCACCCTTTCCCACTCCCATTCCATTATACCACCTCCACCATCCTGGATTGTTGACACCAGTAGCCATGGATTCAAGCTCTTGGTGCCAAATTCAGACCCTGCCATCTGTTTTTTTGAttgattcatcagaccagactatgtttttccagtcttcagctgtccagcgttggtgagcctgtgcccactgcagcctcagctttctgttcttgactgacagaagtgcaatccgacgtggtcttctgctgacGCAGCCCATCGGCCTCACGGTTTGACAGCTTGCgctttctgagatgctttttctGCTCGTCACGGTTGCACAGAGGGGTTATCTGAGTTGCTGTAGGCTTTCTGCCAGAGATCCCATTTTAcctccattctgatggttgatatGAACATAACCAGAAGCTGCTGGTGCAAATCTGCATAATTGtgtgcactgctgccacacaatgGTATAATTACAAAATGACACAGATGTTGCTAATAAGATGCTCAGCAAGTGTAAATGGGAATGCCAGATATCAATATCACTTGTATGACTTACCAGTGTGAGGTATATAGGGCGTGGCACCTAAAagccaaaatgaaaaaaaataaagttactAAGAATCAACCTTCTACACAAGGTCTGAGTTGTAAAATTAGCACTTTAACCCACCTGTTTTCTGACTCCTCTGCTTCCAAATCAGCCACTGCTTGGGAATGTTCTCCTGAAACACATGGgaaactgttgtttttttattttctaaatgGCTGACAAACCATTTAGCCTTTAAGGTTTTCACATGTTTTAGTCACACCCactgaccaaatgtttgtggacacccccatTTTGCGCTCCCTCTAAAACACAcatgttcaaatgcacacaaaacCTGTATAATATCCATATAACAGCACTGTCAAAATCCTAAGGTCGCTGTGGCCAAATGGCAAGCGTTGGCTGTCG
This genomic window contains:
- the LOC140573798 gene encoding butyrophilin subfamily 3 member A1-like yields the protein MMQCLQFLIEPAKNITVKLKESHKRAKNEKREPLDESQQFIVNLAKDLSRVCQRSEVLENITSCEDVWPTLTCRAFILEWASWLESKKRPMQTDGWPEKSDWKELTLTNEQDVERAKILILNWIKDLRAQPEQSVWPGEQVVVVLDDLEKHWRRGHMPTLQPAMELIFWTLLAKELDKENIPKQWLIWKQRSQKTGATPYIPHTVWEWISDAAVEVTLDLDTANPDLLISDDEKRMRCGFERKDVPNIHQRFDGWWCAVGMEGFRSGRHYWEVDVGEMDWRLGVAKESALRKGFKSLNTHTGYLTLRLERGTELKALTVPFTALPPDLIPRRVGVHLDFDQGQLSFYDAERRAHIYTYNESFDEKLFPLFGTVEIVKDLVIRSPGNRSRCMCPGLCLWG